CCGCGTCGCCTACCACGTGGAGAACACCCGCGTGGGTCAGCAGACGGACCTCGACCGCCTGATCCTGCGGGTCTGGACGGACGGCTCGACCGGACCGCAGGACGCGCTCGACAAGGCCGTGGAGATTCTGCGCGACGAGCTGACGGTCTTCGGCAACGTGGAGACGCTGCCCGTCGCCACCGTGCCCGACGTGCAGCCCGTCTATACGCCCGCCGTGTCCACCACGCTGCCGAGCGTGTACGACCTGCCGCGCCAGCCGGAACTCAGCATCAATCCCCAGCCGTACCCCGCCGACCTCGACACGCCGCGCGTGACGCTGGAGGGGCTGGGACTGACCACCCGCGTGCTGCACTCCCTCAAGGAGGAAGGCATCGACTCGGTGGACGCCCTGTGTGCCCTCTCCGACCGTGACCTGAAGAAGGTTCCCGGCATCGGCGAGCGCAGCCTCGACGAGATCAAGCAGCAGCTCGCGCAGTTCGGCCTGGCCCTGCGAGACTGAGCCGCCCGAGTGTTGTCATGCTGAGCGGAGTGGCGCGTCTCCCGCCAGACTGGGAATGAGACCCTGCGCTTCGTTCAGGGTGACAACCTTTCGGCACGACTTCCCCGGCGGTCCCACCCCGCCCGGTTCCCCCAAGGAGAATTCCTATGCGTCACGGCAAAGCCGGTCGCAAGCTCAACCGCAACAGCAGCGCCCGCGTCGCCCTGGCCCGTGCCCAGGCGACGGCGCTGCTGCGCGAGGGCCGCATCCAGACGACCCTCACGAAGGCCAAGGAGCTGCGCCCCTACGTTGAGAAGCTGATCACCACCGCCAAGGGCGGCGACCTCCACGCCCGCCGCCTCGTCGCCCGCGACATCCACGACAACGACGTGGTGCGCAAGGTGATGGACGAGGTGGCCCCCAAGTACGCCGACCGCCCCGGCGGCTACACCCGCATCCTGCGCGTGGGCACCCGGCGCGGCGACGGCGTGACGATGGCGCTGATCGAACTCGTCTGAGTGCAGACGTCATCACAGGCCCCGCTTCGGCGGGGTTTTTGCTGGCTGACGGCTGAAAGCTGATAGCTTTTGCCATGACCCCCACCCTCGTCATCGTCCCCGGCCTCGGCGACAGCGGCCCCGAACACTGGCAGACCCTCTGGACCGAGAAGTTCGGAGCGGCCCGGGTGCGGCAGGAAGACCCGGAGGCGCCCACTCCCGAGGCGTGGGCAGCGCGGCTTCAGGAGGTGATTGAGGCGACACCCGGGGAACTCGTGCTCGTCGGGCATTCGTGCGGGGTGCTCACCATCGTCCACTGGGCGCGGCTGTACGGGGGGAACGAGCGGGTGCGCGGGGCGCTGCTGATCAGCCCCACCGACGCCGGACAGGCGAACATGGGCGAGTTGGCCCCCGCCGTGCTCCCACTCGCCCCAGTGCCGCTCGACCCGCTGCCCTTCCCGGCCCTCGTCGTCGCCAGCGAGAACGACCCCTACGTGAGCTTCGAGCGGGCCGAGACCTTCGCGGATGCCTGGGAGGCCGCCTTCGTCACGGCGGGGGAGGCGGGGCACATCAACGTGGCGAGCGGGCACGGGGAGTGGGAGGAGGGCGAAATCCTGCTCGGCGAGGCCCTGCACGCCTGGACGCCGCCGGAGGTCACCCGCTTCCGGGCATAGGAAGAGGGCCGCACCCGTGCGTGGATGCGGTCCTTCTGGAGAAGAGCTTTAGTTGGCGGTCGCGGCGGCGGGCTGGGCGTACTTGTCGAGCAGGGCCTCGAAGGCGCGCTTGGGCTGGGCGCCCACCATGCCCTCGACGGGCTGGCCGTCTTTGAAGAGGATCAGGGTGGGAATGCTCATCACGCGGAACTGGCCCTGGGTGACGGGGTTGTCGTCCACGTTGAGCTTGCCGATCTTGACGCGGCCCTCGTACTGCCCGGCGAGTTCCTCGACGACCGGGGCGATGATGCGGCAGGGACCACACCAGGGGGCCCAGAAATCGACCAGGGTCAGGCCCTCGCCCGTCTCCGTCTTAAAGTTGCTGTCCGTGAGTTCCACAGGCTTCATGAACCCAGTCTACCCCCGGGGTCTGGGGGCGGATAGGGACGAGATGGACAGTGCCTAACCCGCCGTTCATGCGCTCAGGACGCTAGCCTGGGGGGATGGGAAAGCCGCTGAGGGACGACCTGCGACCCGGCGCCCGGCTGTTCGACGCGGGCGAGTGGTGGGAGGCCCACGAGGCGTGGGAGGGCCCCTGGATGCGCGCGACGGGCGACGACCGGCACTTCATCCAGGCGCTGATCCTCCTCGCCGCCGCCCTGCACAAACGCTGGCACCACGGCAGCCTCGCGCACCGCAACTTCCACAAGGCGGAAGCGTATTTGGACCGTCTACCCCCCGAGTACGGCGGGGTCGACCTCGCCCGGCTCCGTGCGGAGGTGTGGGCGGCCCTGCACGACCCGGCCCTGCGCCCGAGGGTGGAGGCGGGTCCGGACGGCCATTGAGGGAACAGGCGGACCTCCCTTATCCTGTGCGGAGGTCCGCCCGTGTTCGGCGGCAGACATGAAAGGTAAACCCATGATGGAACGCATCGCACTCTTTATTGACGGCGCAAACGTGTACGCGGCGGCCAAGCGGCTCGGGTGGAACTTCGACCACCGCAAGATTCTGGAGCACTTCGGGGGGTACGGGACCCTTCACAACGCCTTCTACTACACGGCGGTCCCCCTCCCGATGGACGACAAGCAGAAGCGCTTCATCGACGCGCTGACGTACATGGGCTACACGGTCCGCACCCGCCCCCTGCGCGAGTCCACCGACGAGCACGGCGACACCCAGCGCCGGGCCAGCCTCGACATCGAGATCGTGACCGACCTGCTGACCACCGACGCGCGGTACGACACGGCGGTCCTCCTGACCGGGGACGGCGACTTCGAGCGCCCCGTCGAGGTGCTGCGGGCGCGCGGCAAGCGGGTGATCGTGGCGAGCATCCCCGAGATGACGAGCTACGAGCTGCGCAACGCCGCCGACCAGTACATCGACTTCAAGGACATCCGCGAGTCCGTCGAGCGGCCCGGCTACCGCCTGCCCAGCGAGCAGCGGGGCGAGACGCGCGGTGCCGAGTCTCGCCCGTACTACGTCACCGCCCCCCTCAGCGACGCCGATGACCGCTGAGCCGATGACGACCGGGAAACCCAATACGACCCTGCCCATCGCGCTCGATGCGGTCGGGGGAGACCACGGGGCGCCGCCCAACGTGGAAGGAGCGGTGCAGGCCGCCCGCGCCGGGGTGCCCGTCCTGCTCGTCGGCGACCGGGTGAGGCTCCATGGCGAACTCGGCAAGCACGCGGGAAGCGTGAGCCTGCCCATCGACGTGGTGGACGCCCCCGACGTGATCGGCATGGACGAGCACGCCTCGGACGTGCGCAGCCGCACGGGCGCGAGCATCAACGTCTGCACCCGCCTGGTGAAGGAGGGCCGCGCCGCCGCCGCCGTCAGCATGGGGCACAGCGGCGCCACGATGGCCTCGGCGCTCCTCACCCTGGGGCGCGTGAAGGGGGTGGACCGCCCGGCGATCCTGACCCACCTCCCGGCCAAGACGGGTTTCGTCACCCTGCTCGACGTGGGCGCCAACGCCGACGTGAAGCCGGGATACCTCGCCCAGTGGGCCCGGCTCGCCACCGTCTACCTGCGGGTGATCGAGGACCGGGCGGACCCCACGGTCGGCCTGCTCTCCATCGGCGAGGAGGACCACAAGGGCAGCCAGACCGTGCTGGAGGCGCACGGCCTGTTGCGGGAACTGCACGGGAAGGGGATCAACTTCCACGGCAACGTCGAGGGCCGCGACATCTTCCAGGGCACGACCGACATCGTGGTGACGGACGGCTTCACCGGGAACGTGGTCCTCAAGCTCGCGGAGGGCGAGGCCAAGGTGCTCTTCGGCTGGGTGCGCGAGGCGCTGGGAAGTGACCTCAAGACGAAGGTGGGGGGGCTGCTCGTGCGCGGTGCGCTGCGCGGCCTCGCCGAGCGGATGGACCCCAGCACCTACGGGGCGAGCATCCTGCTGGGCGTGCGCGGGCTCACCTTCATCGGGCACGGGAGCGCGGACGCCCGGGCGGTCAAGAACGCCCTGCTGCGGGCCTCGCGGGCGCACGAGGCGAACCTGATCGCGCGGCTGGAGGCGGCGCTGGCTCCCCGGGCGGGCTGACCACCCGACAGGCTGACCTTCGCCGCTTCCTCACCCGTTCGTGAGAGGCTGGGCGGGTGCTGGACGAACTCGCCTTTCAACTGCAAAAGCCCCAGGTGTGGCTGGGCCTGGCCCTCACCCTGCTCGTCGCCTACGCCCTGTACCGCTTCGGGCGGACGCTGTTGCGTGCCCTGGAGCCGCATGTCCGCCGCCCGCTCCTGAGCGCGCTGGGGTGGCTGTGGCTGCTCGTGGTGGCGGTGGGCTGGCTCGGCGTCGCCACCCACGTCGCGTACCTGCCCAGCGTGCCCTTCCTATTCGACCTCGGCGGGGACATCGTGGGCGGCTTTCGCAACAGCGCCGGGCAGGTCGTGGTGATTCTGGCGCTCGCCCTGATCGCCTGGAACCTGATCGGGACCCTCAGCGCCCGCATCGTCGCCGAGGAGGAATTCAACCGCCGCAGCGTGCGCGTGCAGACCCTCAAGGGCGTGGTCGAGAGCACCCTCAAGGCCGTCGTGGTGGTCATCGGATTGATCGCCGGTCTCCAGGCGCTCGGGGTCAATGCGACCAGCCTCCTGGCGGGCGTGTCGGTGCTCGGCCTCGCGGTGGGCTTCGGGGCGCAGAGCCTGATCAAGGACGTGTTCACGGGCTTTTTCATCCTGCTCGAAGATCAGTACGGGGTGGGCGACGTGATCACGGTGAACACCGGGGGGCTCAGCGGCGGCGTCGAGCGGCTGAACCTGCGCGTGACCGCCCTGCGCGCCCTGGACGGCACCCTCCACATCATTCCCAACGGGCAGATCCTGACCGTCAGCGTGAGCAGCAAGGACTGGTCGCGGGTGGTCGCCACGGTGGACGTGAGCTACGCGGCGAACATCGACGACGCCCTGCGCGTGCTGGAGGCCGTGGGCCGCGAGTTGCACGCCGACCCCGAGTGGCGCACGTTCTTTCTCGAAGAACCCGAGATGCAGGGGGTCACGCAACTCACCCCCGACGGCGTACGTGTGCAGGCCCTCTTCAAGGTGCAGCCCAAGAGCCAGTACGCCCTGGGCCGCGAGTTCAACCGCCGCATCAAGATCGCGATGGACGAGGCCGGCATCGAGATTCCCTCGCCTCAGCGCAAGGTCACGCTCGGCGGCGCCCCCGTCGAACTCAAGCTCACCCAGGGCGGGCAGGGCGATCAGGACCCGCGAGAGACCCAGAACCGGACGCGGGCGCCCGTCAGGGTGGGCGAGACCCGGGACCCGGAGGACGAACGGTAGGTGGGGAGTGGGTGGGCCTGCTTCGCCGTCCACTCCCCACCTACCGTTGCCGCTCAGGCGGGCAGCGGCGTCAGCCCCGCGCCGCTCGGGGGCGGCAGCTCCTCCAGGGTGCCCCCGGCAAGCAGGGTGGAAAATTCCTCGCCGCTGAGGGTCTCGCGCCGCATCAGGACGGCCACGATCTCGTGCATCCGGTGCAGGTGCTCGCGCATCAGGGTGAAGGTGCGGGCGTAGGCGTCGTCGATCAGGGCGTGCACCTCCTCGTCGACCAGGGAGGCGGTCGCCTCGCTCATGGGGAGGGCCTGCGGGCCCCCGCCCAGGAAGTTGCCGTCGCCCTGGGCGAGGGCCACCTTGCCCAATCTCCCGCTCATGCCCCACTCGGTCACCATGCGGCGGGCAATGTTCGTGGCCTGCTGAAAGTCGTTCTGGGCCCCCGTCGTCACCTCGCCGTACACGACCTCCTCGGCCGCGCGGCCTGCCAGCGCCACCGCGATCATGTCCTCCAGCGCCGGGCGCGTCACGTGCAGCCGGTCGTCGGCGTCCGGCATCATGAACCCCGCCGCCCGCCCGCGCGGCACCACGGTGAGCTTGGCGACCCGGTTCGCGTGCGGGAGGAGTTGGGCGGCGAGGGCGTGACCGACCTCGTGATACGCCGTGACCTTGCGGTCGGCTTCTCGGACGACGAGGCTGCGACGTTCCGGGCCCATCAGTACCCGGTCTCTGGCCTCGTCCACATCCCGCCCCGTGATCCGACTCCGCCCCGCCCGCGCGGCCTGCAACGCCGCCTCGTTGAGCAGATTCTCCAGGTCCGCCCCCACCATCCCCGCCGTCCGCCTCGCCACCACGCCGAGGTCCACGCTGGGATCGAGGGGCTTGGTGCGGGCGTGGATCCGCAGAATCTGCTCGCGTCCCCGCACGTCGGGGGCATCGACGACGACCTGACGGTCGAAGCGTCCGGGACGCAGCAACGCTGCGTCCAGCACGTCGGGTCGGTTGGTCGCCGCCAGGATGATCACCTCCTGCCCGCTGCCGAAGCCGTCCATCTCCACCAGCAGTTGGTTCAGCGTCTGTTCGCGTTCGTCGTTGCCACCTTGCAGGTTCACGCCGCGCTTGCGGCCCACGGCATCGATCTCGTCGATGAAGACGATGCAGGGCGCACTCTTGCGCGCCTGCTCGAACAGGTCGCGCACCCGCGCGGCCCCGACGCCGACGAACATCTCCACGAAGTCCGAGCCGCTGATCGAGAAGTAGGGCACCTTGGCCTCACCGGCCACCGCCTTTGCCAGGAGCGTCTTGCCAGAGCCGGGGGGACCGACGAGGAGCACGCCGTGAGGAATCCTCGCGCCGAGCTGGTGGTAGCGCTCGGGCTGGCGCAGGAAGTCGACGACTTCCTGCAAGTCCTGCTTGGCCTCGTCGCAGCCCGCGACGTCGGCGAAGGTGAGCTTGATCTGCCCTTCGGCGATCACCGCCGCCTTCGACTTCCCGAACGTGCTCGCCGCGCCGCCGCCCGACGGGCCTCGCAGGCTGCGCCACAAGACGAGCAGGATCAGGCCGGTGAGGATCAGGGGAAGCACCTGGGCCATCCAGCCGAAGGGGGTGCCGCCCGCCGTGACGCGTACCGGGACGCCCGCCTCGCGCAGCCGGGTGAGGGTCGCGGCGTCGGGCGGCAGGACGACCGAACGCGGGCGCGTCCCGCTTTGCAACCAGACGCTGGCATTGCCTGCGCCGTCGAGGGAGATGGACTTGACTTCCCCCTGCCGCAGGTCCTCGAAAAACCGGCTGGTCGTGTACCCGCCCGCCGGGGCCGGGGGAATCGGCGAGGGGGCGTTCGTCGGCGGCCGGGCCCCGGCGGGGGCGGC
This region of Deinococcus aestuarii genomic DNA includes:
- the rplQ gene encoding 50S ribosomal protein L17 — translated: MRHGKAGRKLNRNSSARVALARAQATALLREGRIQTTLTKAKELRPYVEKLITTAKGGDLHARRLVARDIHDNDVVRKVMDEVAPKYADRPGGYTRILRVGTRRGDGVTMALIELV
- a CDS encoding RBBP9/YdeN family alpha/beta hydrolase — its product is MTPTLVIVPGLGDSGPEHWQTLWTEKFGAARVRQEDPEAPTPEAWAARLQEVIEATPGELVLVGHSCGVLTIVHWARLYGGNERVRGALLISPTDAGQANMGELAPAVLPLAPVPLDPLPFPALVVASENDPYVSFERAETFADAWEAAFVTAGEAGHINVASGHGEWEEGEILLGEALHAWTPPEVTRFRA
- the trxA gene encoding thioredoxin → MKPVELTDSNFKTETGEGLTLVDFWAPWCGPCRIIAPVVEELAGQYEGRVKIGKLNVDDNPVTQGQFRVMSIPTLILFKDGQPVEGMVGAQPKRAFEALLDKYAQPAAATAN
- a CDS encoding DUF309 domain-containing protein; its protein translation is MGKPLRDDLRPGARLFDAGEWWEAHEAWEGPWMRATGDDRHFIQALILLAAALHKRWHHGSLAHRNFHKAEAYLDRLPPEYGGVDLARLRAEVWAALHDPALRPRVEAGPDGH
- a CDS encoding NYN domain-containing protein, which produces MERIALFIDGANVYAAAKRLGWNFDHRKILEHFGGYGTLHNAFYYTAVPLPMDDKQKRFIDALTYMGYTVRTRPLRESTDEHGDTQRRASLDIEIVTDLLTTDARYDTAVLLTGDGDFERPVEVLRARGKRVIVASIPEMTSYELRNAADQYIDFKDIRESVERPGYRLPSEQRGETRGAESRPYYVTAPLSDADDR
- the plsX gene encoding phosphate acyltransferase PlsX, encoding MTTGKPNTTLPIALDAVGGDHGAPPNVEGAVQAARAGVPVLLVGDRVRLHGELGKHAGSVSLPIDVVDAPDVIGMDEHASDVRSRTGASINVCTRLVKEGRAAAAVSMGHSGATMASALLTLGRVKGVDRPAILTHLPAKTGFVTLLDVGANADVKPGYLAQWARLATVYLRVIEDRADPTVGLLSIGEEDHKGSQTVLEAHGLLRELHGKGINFHGNVEGRDIFQGTTDIVVTDGFTGNVVLKLAEGEAKVLFGWVREALGSDLKTKVGGLLVRGALRGLAERMDPSTYGASILLGVRGLTFIGHGSADARAVKNALLRASRAHEANLIARLEAALAPRAG
- a CDS encoding mechanosensitive ion channel family protein; the protein is MLDELAFQLQKPQVWLGLALTLLVAYALYRFGRTLLRALEPHVRRPLLSALGWLWLLVVAVGWLGVATHVAYLPSVPFLFDLGGDIVGGFRNSAGQVVVILALALIAWNLIGTLSARIVAEEEFNRRSVRVQTLKGVVESTLKAVVVVIGLIAGLQALGVNATSLLAGVSVLGLAVGFGAQSLIKDVFTGFFILLEDQYGVGDVITVNTGGLSGGVERLNLRVTALRALDGTLHIIPNGQILTVSVSSKDWSRVVATVDVSYAANIDDALRVLEAVGRELHADPEWRTFFLEEPEMQGVTQLTPDGVRVQALFKVQPKSQYALGREFNRRIKIAMDEAGIEIPSPQRKVTLGGAPVELKLTQGGQGDQDPRETQNRTRAPVRVGETRDPEDER
- the ftsH gene encoding ATP-dependent zinc metalloprotease FtsH — its product is MSRSRPPRPVLAALLAVLLAAPAGARPPTNAPSPIPPAPAGGYTTSRFFEDLRQGEVKSISLDGAGNASVWLQSGTRPRSVVLPPDAATLTRLREAGVPVRVTAGGTPFGWMAQVLPLILTGLILLVLWRSLRGPSGGGAASTFGKSKAAVIAEGQIKLTFADVAGCDEAKQDLQEVVDFLRQPERYHQLGARIPHGVLLVGPPGSGKTLLAKAVAGEAKVPYFSISGSDFVEMFVGVGAARVRDLFEQARKSAPCIVFIDEIDAVGRKRGVNLQGGNDEREQTLNQLLVEMDGFGSGQEVIILAATNRPDVLDAALLRPGRFDRQVVVDAPDVRGREQILRIHARTKPLDPSVDLGVVARRTAGMVGADLENLLNEAALQAARAGRSRITGRDVDEARDRVLMGPERRSLVVREADRKVTAYHEVGHALAAQLLPHANRVAKLTVVPRGRAAGFMMPDADDRLHVTRPALEDMIAVALAGRAAEEVVYGEVTTGAQNDFQQATNIARRMVTEWGMSGRLGKVALAQGDGNFLGGGPQALPMSEATASLVDEEVHALIDDAYARTFTLMREHLHRMHEIVAVLMRRETLSGEEFSTLLAGGTLEELPPPSGAGLTPLPA